The Afipia massiliensis genome has a segment encoding these proteins:
- a CDS encoding acetyl/propionyl/methylcrotonyl-CoA carboxylase subunit alpha, with the protein MSALKLTPFRKILIANRGEIALRVMRTAKRLGYETVAVHSTADANARHVREADQAVWIGESQPSQSYLRIDAIVEAAKTSGADAIHPGYGFLAENAEFAKACRAAGLVFIGPSPEAIHAMGNKAGAKDIMQKAGVPCVPGYQGEDQSDATMLTAAKRIGFPVMIKAVAGGGGRGMRLVPDEAAFPDSLRAARSEAQNAFGDPQVILERAIVQPRHIEIQVFGDRHGNAIHLGERDCSVQRRHQKLIEEAPSPAVSPELRARMGATAVAAVKAINYEGAGTLEFLLDSAGNYYFMEMNTRLQVEHPVTEAITGLDLVELQLRVAGGQPLPLTQDEVKFSGHAIEVRLCVEDAAHGFMPQSGRMLRWRAPSELRVEDALETGGEIPPFYDSMIAKVISHGTTRDEARRRLTAGLSQMTALGVTTNQSFLARCLDHPTFAAGQATTAFIDEHSPNLLGMKTGDGLHAAVAALLVHIAAIGPVHAQQRLGLAHGYPIPMRFDLDGHIVEPTVRRERGDVFRVGLAESEHTLTFGSRDGDILTFTSDGVLASATFVREGTDLYFSFAGTTSHVRDLSHAAVMKAGDAGSDGKLRASMNGRVVSVLAKAGDTVAAGAPIIVLEAMKMQHVHAAPVSGKLKALNAAEGDQVTTGFVIAEIEASQDAA; encoded by the coding sequence CGCAGCCCTCGCAATCCTATTTGCGGATCGATGCTATTGTGGAGGCCGCAAAGACGAGCGGTGCGGATGCGATCCATCCGGGCTACGGCTTTCTCGCGGAGAACGCGGAATTCGCCAAAGCCTGTCGCGCGGCGGGGCTGGTGTTCATCGGCCCGTCGCCCGAGGCGATCCACGCCATGGGCAACAAGGCCGGCGCCAAGGACATCATGCAGAAGGCGGGCGTGCCCTGCGTGCCAGGCTATCAGGGCGAGGACCAGAGCGACGCGACGATGCTCACCGCCGCGAAGCGGATCGGTTTTCCGGTGATGATCAAGGCCGTCGCCGGCGGCGGCGGGCGCGGCATGCGGCTCGTGCCAGACGAGGCGGCGTTTCCGGATTCGCTGCGTGCGGCACGCTCGGAGGCGCAGAACGCGTTCGGCGATCCGCAGGTCATTCTGGAACGCGCCATCGTTCAGCCGCGCCACATCGAAATCCAGGTGTTTGGGGACCGCCACGGCAATGCGATCCATCTCGGCGAGCGGGATTGCTCGGTGCAGCGGCGTCATCAGAAGCTGATCGAGGAAGCCCCGTCGCCTGCGGTGTCGCCGGAGTTGCGCGCGCGGATGGGTGCCACCGCCGTCGCAGCGGTGAAGGCGATCAACTATGAAGGCGCAGGCACGCTGGAATTCCTGCTGGATAGCGCGGGAAATTACTACTTTATGGAAATGAACACGCGGCTTCAGGTGGAGCATCCGGTGACCGAAGCGATCACCGGGCTCGATCTGGTCGAGCTTCAGTTGCGTGTCGCAGGCGGCCAGCCGCTGCCGCTGACACAGGACGAGGTGAAGTTCTCCGGCCATGCCATCGAGGTGCGGCTGTGCGTGGAGGATGCCGCGCATGGCTTCATGCCGCAGTCGGGCCGGATGCTGCGCTGGCGCGCGCCGTCCGAGTTGCGGGTCGAGGATGCGCTGGAAACCGGCGGCGAGATTCCGCCGTTCTACGATTCGATGATTGCCAAGGTTATCAGTCACGGGACGACGCGGGATGAAGCGCGGCGCAGGTTGACGGCGGGGCTCTCCCAGATGACCGCGCTGGGCGTCACCACCAACCAGTCGTTCCTCGCGCGCTGCCTCGATCATCCGACCTTCGCGGCAGGGCAGGCGACCACCGCGTTCATCGATGAACATTCGCCCAATCTGCTCGGAATGAAGACCGGCGATGGTCTGCATGCAGCCGTCGCGGCGCTTCTGGTTCATATCGCGGCGATTGGTCCGGTTCACGCGCAGCAGCGCCTGGGGCTGGCGCATGGCTATCCCATTCCGATGCGTTTCGATCTCGATGGCCACATCGTCGAGCCGACGGTGCGGCGCGAGCGCGGCGATGTGTTCCGGGTCGGGCTTGCGGAGTCCGAACACACCTTGACGTTCGGATCGCGCGACGGCGATATACTCACTTTCACAAGCGACGGCGTCCTGGCCTCGGCCACGTTCGTTCGCGAGGGTACGGATCTCTACTTCAGCTTCGCCGGGACCACGTCCCATGTGCGGGATCTGTCCCATGCCGCCGTGATGAAGGCGGGCGATGCCGGGTCGGACGGCAAGCTGCGGGCATCCATGAACGGGCGCGTGGTGTCGGTGCTGGCCAAGGCCGGGGATACGGTTGCGGCTGGCGCGCCGATCATCGTGCTGGAAGCCATGAAAATGCAGCATGTTCACGCCGCCCCGGTGTCGGGTAAGCTCAAAGCGCTGAACGCCGCGGAGGGCGATCAGGTCACGACCGGATTCGTGATCGCCGAGATCGAGGCCTCGCAGGACGCTGCCTAA
- a CDS encoding enoyl-CoA hydratase/isomerase family protein — MSDAPVLHEKRGHAYWITINRPDKRNALNASVIAGIVDGYRRAHEDNDVRVIVLTGMGTKAFCAGADLQPGAGFAFDLSQPNLAYADMLRMAQNATKPTIARVNGVCMAGGIGLLCMTDMAVAADDVVFGLPEVKVGVFPMQVLSLLQSIAPPRLVREWCFTGEPFTASEAKDAGLLNHVVPAADLDAKVEWLVGRLIDKSPTAIRRGKYAMRALASMSFDQGIAYTESQIAVLAMTQDAKEGLAAFAEKRKPVWTGK; from the coding sequence ATGTCTGACGCACCAGTTTTGCACGAGAAGCGCGGCCACGCGTATTGGATCACGATCAATCGCCCAGACAAGCGCAACGCCCTGAACGCCTCGGTGATCGCCGGGATCGTCGATGGTTACCGCCGCGCTCATGAAGACAACGATGTGCGCGTCATCGTTCTGACCGGCATGGGCACCAAGGCCTTCTGCGCCGGAGCGGACCTGCAGCCGGGCGCGGGCTTTGCGTTCGACCTGTCGCAGCCTAATCTCGCCTATGCCGACATGCTGCGCATGGCACAGAACGCGACCAAGCCGACCATCGCGCGTGTCAACGGTGTCTGCATGGCGGGCGGTATCGGGCTTCTGTGCATGACCGATATGGCGGTGGCTGCGGATGACGTGGTGTTCGGCCTGCCCGAAGTGAAAGTCGGCGTGTTTCCGATGCAGGTGTTGAGCCTGCTGCAGTCCATTGCGCCGCCGCGTCTGGTGCGCGAATGGTGTTTCACCGGCGAGCCGTTCACTGCGTCGGAAGCGAAGGACGCGGGGCTGCTCAATCATGTGGTGCCCGCCGCCGATCTCGATGCCAAGGTCGAATGGCTGGTGGGACGTCTGATCGACAAGTCGCCGACCGCGATCCGGCGCGGCAAATACGCCATGCGCGCGTTGGCCTCGATGTCGTTCGATCAGGGTATTGCTTATACGGAGTCGCAGATCGCCGTGCTGGCCATGACGCAGGATGCGAAGGAGGGCCTCGCCGCCTTCGCGGAAAAGCGCAAGCCGGTGTGGACCGGGAAATAG
- a CDS encoding 3-keto-5-aminohexanoate cleavage protein produces the protein MPKVWIEAALNGPWTRAKQAGIPIAVEEIVADGIACAEAGAAIIHAHAYDVTTGHQKDDWEIYARIIEGIRAKVDVIVYPTIPSPALGQADTVKRFGHTAELAKRGLIEWAVIDPGSVHFARFDDLAHGGIYQNPHADILEGMRIARAHNVHPSYAIYEPGFTRLGAALAAIAPPSPTPVYRFMFSEEFAWGFPPRETYLDAHLALLAEAAPGAPWMIAGLGVDITPLIPRTVARGGHVRVGLEDINWGSTQTNEALVKDAVQNVRKAGGEPATTAEVRTALRSMDAARGRS, from the coding sequence ATGCCCAAGGTCTGGATCGAAGCCGCGCTGAACGGACCGTGGACCCGCGCGAAGCAGGCGGGCATTCCTATCGCCGTCGAGGAGATCGTCGCGGACGGCATCGCCTGTGCGGAGGCGGGCGCGGCGATCATCCATGCCCATGCCTATGACGTGACGACCGGACATCAGAAGGACGACTGGGAAATCTACGCGCGTATCATCGAGGGAATCCGCGCCAAGGTGGACGTCATCGTTTATCCGACGATTCCGAGCCCTGCATTAGGGCAGGCCGACACAGTCAAGCGCTTCGGGCATACGGCGGAGCTTGCGAAGCGCGGGTTGATCGAATGGGCGGTGATCGATCCCGGATCGGTTCACTTCGCGCGCTTCGATGATCTGGCCCACGGCGGGATTTACCAGAATCCGCACGCTGACATTCTTGAGGGCATGCGGATCGCGCGTGCACACAATGTCCATCCGAGCTACGCGATCTACGAGCCGGGTTTCACGCGGCTCGGCGCAGCGCTGGCAGCCATCGCGCCGCCGTCACCGACGCCGGTCTATCGCTTCATGTTTTCGGAGGAGTTCGCGTGGGGCTTCCCACCACGCGAGACCTATCTCGACGCGCATCTGGCACTGCTGGCGGAAGCTGCGCCCGGCGCGCCGTGGATGATTGCAGGCCTTGGCGTCGATATCACGCCATTGATTCCGCGCACGGTGGCGCGCGGCGGTCACGTCCGCGTTGGGCTTGAAGACATCAACTGGGGAAGTACGCAGACCAACGAAGCGCTGGTGAAGGACGCGGTGCAGAATGTTCGCAAGGCCGGCGGCGAACCAGCCACGACGGCTGAAGTCAGAACCGCGTTACGGTCCATGGATGCGGCGCGGGGACGCTCCTAG
- a CDS encoding enoyl-CoA hydratase — translation MASTDKVISRKDGNVGYVIFNNPERRNAMSLEMWEACTRLMTEYAKDDSIRVVVLAGAGDKAFVAGADISKFGDERATEAGVKKYNEAVEAAYASVHEFPKPTIAMIRGFCVGGGMGLASCCDLRICSEDARFAVPAAKLGLGYGYPGVKRLMDVVGPSFTKEIFFTARMFEAMEAVEMGLVNRIVENHELEFFVKNYAATIAANAPLTVDSIKFIVGEACKDELMRNMKRCEELVDACFKSEDYKEGRAAFMEKRKPVFKGR, via the coding sequence ATGGCTTCGACCGACAAGGTGATCTCCCGCAAGGACGGCAACGTCGGCTATGTGATTTTCAACAATCCCGAGCGCCGCAACGCGATGTCGCTGGAGATGTGGGAAGCCTGCACCCGGCTGATGACCGAGTACGCCAAGGACGACAGCATCCGCGTGGTGGTGCTGGCCGGTGCGGGCGACAAGGCCTTTGTCGCGGGCGCGGACATCTCGAAGTTCGGCGACGAGCGCGCCACCGAGGCTGGCGTGAAGAAATACAACGAGGCGGTCGAGGCCGCCTATGCCAGCGTGCATGAGTTTCCGAAGCCGACCATCGCAATGATCCGCGGGTTCTGCGTCGGCGGCGGCATGGGGCTGGCGAGCTGCTGCGACCTGCGCATCTGTTCGGAGGACGCGCGCTTCGCAGTGCCAGCCGCCAAGCTCGGCCTCGGCTACGGTTATCCCGGCGTGAAGCGACTGATGGACGTGGTCGGTCCGTCCTTTACCAAGGAAATTTTCTTCACCGCGCGAATGTTCGAAGCGATGGAAGCCGTCGAAATGGGCCTCGTCAACCGCATCGTCGAAAACCACGAACTCGAATTCTTTGTGAAGAACTACGCCGCCACGATTGCCGCCAACGCGCCGCTGACGGTGGATTCGATTAAGTTCATCGTCGGCGAAGCCTGCAAGGACGAACTCATGCGCAACATGAAGCGCTGCGAAGAGCTGGTCGACGCGTGCTTCAAGAGCGAGGACTACAAGGAAGGCCGCGCCGCCTTCATGGAAAAGCGCAAGCCGGTGTTCAAGGGTCGCTAA
- a CDS encoding CaiB/BaiF CoA transferase family protein, giving the protein MTFPRASSALSRFTVLDLTRIRSGPTAVRQLSDWGANVIKIEAPTDLADSEQPGGPRHGPDFQNLHRNKRAMTLNLKDPKGLEVFKRLAAKADVIVENFRPDVKDKLGIDYASMRAINPRLVYASISGFGQDGPYSKRPGFDQIAQGMGGLMSITGLPGQGPVRAGIPVADLTAGLFCALGIMTALLERDVSGEGQWVQTSLLQAQIFMLDFQAARWLVDGDVPQQAGNNHPTSIPTGVFKTSDSFINIATTGGRIWERFAQAIDAPDLLTHPDYATIALRSKNRDVLNAAIGTYMAKRSTGEWVTILNDAGVPCGPIYSIDQVFDDAQVKHLGIAQQLPDAGKHLVGQPVTLSRTPSRMAARPPLVGEQTFEVLTEFGFNEQEIASLQQSKVV; this is encoded by the coding sequence ATGACGTTTCCGCGCGCCTCGTCCGCCCTTTCGCGCTTCACGGTACTGGATTTGACCCGGATTCGCTCCGGGCCAACCGCCGTGCGCCAATTGTCGGACTGGGGCGCGAACGTCATCAAGATCGAAGCGCCGACCGACCTTGCCGACAGCGAGCAGCCCGGCGGTCCGCGCCACGGCCCGGATTTCCAGAACCTGCATCGCAACAAGCGCGCGATGACGCTGAACCTGAAAGACCCGAAAGGGCTTGAGGTGTTCAAGCGCCTCGCCGCGAAGGCCGACGTGATCGTCGAAAACTTCCGTCCCGACGTGAAGGACAAGCTCGGCATCGATTACGCCAGCATGCGCGCGATCAATCCGCGCCTCGTCTATGCCAGCATTTCCGGCTTCGGGCAGGACGGCCCTTATTCCAAGCGTCCCGGCTTCGACCAGATCGCGCAAGGCATGGGCGGGCTGATGTCGATCACCGGATTGCCGGGACAAGGCCCGGTGCGCGCCGGAATTCCGGTTGCTGACCTGACCGCAGGCCTCTTTTGTGCGCTCGGCATCATGACAGCGCTGCTGGAGCGCGACGTCTCCGGCGAAGGCCAATGGGTACAAACCTCGCTGTTGCAGGCGCAGATTTTCATGCTCGATTTCCAGGCGGCACGCTGGCTGGTCGATGGCGATGTGCCGCAGCAGGCGGGTAACAACCACCCGACCAGCATCCCGACCGGCGTGTTCAAGACCAGCGACAGCTTCATCAACATCGCCACCACCGGCGGGCGGATCTGGGAGCGTTTTGCGCAGGCCATCGATGCGCCGGATCTGCTGACACATCCCGATTACGCGACGATCGCGCTGCGCTCGAAGAACCGCGACGTACTTAACGCCGCCATCGGGACATATATGGCGAAGCGCAGCACCGGCGAATGGGTTACTATCCTCAACGACGCCGGCGTGCCGTGCGGCCCTATTTATTCCATCGATCAGGTGTTCGATGACGCGCAGGTCAAGCATCTCGGCATCGCGCAGCAACTGCCCGACGCGGGCAAGCACCTCGTCGGCCAGCCGGTGACGCTGTCGCGCACGCCGAGTCGCATGGCCGCGCGCCCGCCCCTTGTCGGTGAACAGACCTTTGAGGTGCTGACGGAATTCGGTTTCAATGAACAGGAGATCGCCTCGCTTCAGCAAAGCAAGGTCGTCTGA
- a CDS encoding GlcG/HbpS family heme-binding protein: MTDLTLDVARKISDAALAKCREMKLKPMAIAILDARGTLKTFIAEDNTSLLRGEVAHGKAYGALALGMGSRAIFKRANEQPYFVDAINTMARGALVPVPGGVLINDKDGNLLGAIGISGDTSDNDETAALAGIAAAGLVGNAG, encoded by the coding sequence ATGACTGACCTGACCCTCGACGTTGCCCGCAAGATATCCGACGCCGCGCTGGCGAAATGCCGGGAAATGAAGCTGAAGCCGATGGCCATCGCCATCCTCGACGCACGCGGCACGCTCAAGACGTTCATCGCTGAAGACAACACCAGCCTGCTGCGCGGCGAAGTCGCCCACGGCAAGGCCTACGGCGCGCTCGCGCTGGGCATGGGATCGCGCGCGATTTTCAAGCGCGCCAACGAACAGCCCTATTTCGTCGATGCCATCAACACCATGGCGCGCGGCGCGTTGGTGCCGGTGCCTGGCGGCGTCCTGATCAATGACAAGGACGGCAACCTGCTCGGCGCCATCGGCATCAGCGGCGACACCTCCGACAACGACGAAACCGCAGCACTCGCCGGTATCGCCGCCGCTGGCCTCGTCGGCAACGCCGGATAA
- a CDS encoding FAD-binding and (Fe-S)-binding domain-containing protein gives MAQQKAATGNAIAQDSALAAKLSRAISGDVLFNPFDLGRYATDASFYQIKPFGVVVPRTMDDALRAMAIARDDGRIVTPRGGGTSQCGQTVNNGIVVDASKYLNKIISLDVEKRTCVVEPGIVLDDLNRQLKKHGLWFPVDVSTASRATIGGMAGNNSCGGRSLRYGTMRDNTISMDAALADGTLLHFGEISRDMAWQNTEMPGRDLFRDMLALGEREAAEIATRFPHVQRRVGGYNLDALTPQPVNNMAHLLVGSEGTLAFTTRIELKLWPLIGSKVFGVCHFGSFYQAMDATQHLVKLKPIAVELVDSTMVALGRDIAMFRPTIEAVVKGEPEALLVVEFAEADQAANLAKLKQLGDLMGDLGFGWDQPKRKWGGVVDVVEPALQAAITDFRTSGLNIMMSMKQEGKPVSFVEDCAVPLPHLADYTERLNKVFEKHSTRGTMYAHASEGCLHVRPVLNLKLDKDVKAMRAIAEEAFAMVREYKGSHSGEHGDGIVRSEFHAQMFGPQIVHAFEEVKERFDPDNTLNPGKIVHPPKMDDRSLFRYVPGYKIENIKTVMDWSAYPGAAGGFQGAVEMCNNNGACRKLEGGVMCPSYRATRNEKDVTRGRANTLRLAISGQLGPDALSSDSMMETMKLCVSCKACRHECPTGVDMAKMKIEVLAARAAKHGLTLRDRMVGYLPHYASLASRFAWLANLRNRSQILRWLFEEVAGISAARALPEFRRDVFAPADEAYGPEGGREVVLFADTFNRAYERENLDAALRVLVEGGYRVHLPRAKDGGRALCCGRTFLSAGLVENAKAELKRVVETLIPFAERGVPVVGLEPSCLLTLRDELLSLRSDDAAKKVSAHALLFEEFLVREAETGQLKLPLGAIEKNALVHGHCHQKSFGAFAPVEKILRLVPGLKVEKIESSCCGMAGAFGYGAETYDVSMDMAEASLLPAVRKAADDALIVADGTSCRHQIRDGSGRGALHVARVLAISLDNGAAKAPALS, from the coding sequence ATGGCTCAGCAGAAAGCCGCAACCGGAAACGCCATCGCGCAGGACAGCGCCCTCGCAGCAAAGCTGTCGCGCGCGATTTCCGGCGACGTGCTGTTCAATCCGTTCGATCTCGGGCGCTACGCCACCGATGCCTCGTTCTACCAGATCAAGCCGTTCGGCGTGGTCGTGCCCCGCACCATGGACGACGCCCTGCGTGCGATGGCGATCGCGCGCGACGACGGACGTATCGTCACGCCGCGCGGCGGCGGCACCTCGCAATGCGGCCAGACCGTCAACAACGGCATCGTGGTCGACGCCTCGAAATATCTGAACAAGATCATTTCACTCGACGTCGAAAAACGCACCTGCGTGGTCGAGCCTGGCATTGTGCTCGACGATCTCAACCGGCAACTGAAGAAGCACGGGCTGTGGTTTCCGGTCGATGTGTCGACCGCGTCGCGCGCCACCATCGGCGGTATGGCCGGCAACAATTCCTGCGGCGGGCGCTCGCTGCGCTACGGCACCATGCGCGACAACACCATTTCGATGGACGCCGCGCTGGCCGACGGCACGCTTCTGCATTTTGGAGAAATCTCGCGCGACATGGCGTGGCAAAACACCGAGATGCCGGGCCGCGATCTGTTCCGCGACATGCTGGCGCTGGGCGAACGCGAAGCCGCCGAGATCGCCACGCGGTTTCCGCACGTGCAGCGTCGGGTCGGCGGCTACAATCTCGACGCGCTGACACCGCAGCCCGTCAACAACATGGCGCACCTGCTGGTCGGCTCCGAAGGCACACTCGCCTTCACCACGCGCATTGAGCTGAAGCTGTGGCCACTGATCGGCTCGAAGGTGTTCGGCGTCTGCCATTTCGGCAGCTTCTACCAGGCGATGGACGCCACCCAGCATTTGGTAAAGCTGAAACCTATTGCCGTGGAGTTGGTCGACAGCACCATGGTCGCGCTTGGCCGCGACATCGCGATGTTCAGGCCCACCATTGAAGCCGTGGTGAAGGGCGAGCCGGAAGCGCTGCTGGTCGTGGAATTCGCAGAAGCGGATCAGGCCGCGAATCTTGCGAAACTTAAACAGCTCGGCGACCTGATGGGCGATCTCGGTTTTGGCTGGGACCAGCCGAAGCGAAAATGGGGCGGCGTGGTCGATGTGGTCGAGCCTGCATTGCAGGCAGCGATCACGGATTTCCGCACCTCCGGCCTCAACATCATGATGTCGATGAAGCAGGAGGGCAAGCCGGTCTCGTTCGTCGAGGATTGCGCGGTGCCGCTGCCGCACCTCGCCGACTACACCGAACGCCTGAACAAGGTGTTCGAGAAACACAGCACGCGCGGCACCATGTACGCGCATGCTTCCGAAGGCTGCCTGCATGTGCGTCCCGTACTGAACCTGAAGCTCGACAAGGACGTCAAGGCGATGCGCGCCATCGCCGAGGAAGCCTTCGCGATGGTGCGCGAATATAAAGGCTCGCACTCCGGCGAACACGGCGACGGCATCGTGCGCTCGGAATTTCACGCGCAGATGTTCGGCCCGCAGATCGTTCACGCCTTCGAGGAGGTGAAAGAGCGCTTCGACCCCGACAACACGCTCAATCCCGGCAAGATCGTTCATCCGCCGAAGATGGATGACCGCTCGTTGTTTCGCTATGTGCCCGGCTACAAAATCGAGAACATCAAGACCGTCATGGACTGGTCGGCCTATCCCGGCGCGGCCGGCGGTTTCCAGGGCGCGGTCGAGATGTGCAACAACAACGGCGCTTGCCGCAAGCTGGAGGGCGGCGTGATGTGCCCGTCCTATCGCGCAACCCGCAACGAGAAAGACGTCACGCGCGGCCGCGCCAATACACTGCGGCTGGCGATCTCCGGACAGCTCGGCCCTGACGCGCTCTCGTCGGACTCCATGATGGAGACGATGAAGCTGTGCGTCTCCTGCAAGGCCTGCCGCCACGAATGCCCGACCGGCGTCGATATGGCGAAAATGAAAATCGAAGTGCTGGCCGCACGCGCGGCGAAGCATGGCCTCACCCTGCGCGACCGGATGGTGGGTTATCTCCCGCACTACGCGTCACTCGCGTCCCGCTTCGCGTGGCTGGCGAATCTGCGCAACAGGAGCCAGATCCTGCGCTGGCTGTTCGAGGAAGTCGCCGGCATCAGCGCCGCGCGCGCGCTGCCAGAATTCCGGCGCGATGTGTTTGCGCCGGCGGACGAAGCTTATGGACCGGAAGGCGGCCGCGAGGTTGTGCTGTTCGCCGACACCTTCAACCGCGCTTACGAGCGCGAAAATCTCGATGCGGCGCTGCGCGTTCTCGTTGAGGGCGGCTATCGCGTCCACCTGCCCCGCGCCAAGGATGGCGGCCGGGCGCTGTGTTGCGGACGCACGTTCCTGTCGGCGGGGCTTGTCGAGAATGCAAAAGCCGAACTCAAGCGCGTCGTCGAAACGCTCATTCCGTTCGCCGAACGCGGTGTGCCCGTCGTTGGGCTTGAGCCGAGCTGCCTTCTGACCCTGCGCGACGAACTGCTGTCGCTGCGTTCTGACGATGCCGCGAAGAAGGTCAGCGCCCACGCGCTGCTGTTCGAGGAATTTCTGGTGCGCGAGGCAGAGACTGGCCAGTTGAAACTGCCGCTCGGCGCCATTGAAAAGAACGCGCTGGTGCACGGCCACTGCCACCAGAAGTCGTTCGGGGCCTTCGCGCCGGTCGAGAAGATCCTGCGGCTGGTGCCCGGCCTGAAGGTCGAAAAGATCGAATCCAGCTGCTGCGGCATGGCCGGTGCATTCGGCTATGGCGCCGAGACCTACGACGTCTCCATGGACATGGCGGAGGCATCCCTGCTGCCCGCTGTACGCAAGGCGGCCGATGATGCGCTGATCGTGGCCGACGGCACGTCCTGCCGCCATCAAATCAGGGACGGTTCGGGCCGTGGCGCATTGCACGTCGCCCGCGTCCTTGCCATAAGCTTGGACAATGGCGCGGCGAAAGCCCCTGCACTTTCATAA
- a CDS encoding GntR family transcriptional regulator gives MSIARSTRSGTLVGPGICRKCRPVWTEALDIDRRSPKILLTLLHANNCALQNFLGWIVFRFSFFTTKKSDTNQFIAAKRVLLIDFQHYTLRRLRILNNLLRAKSLEVVETSPASLHDDLLGQIRDFIVEGHLEPGSRIPERELCERFDVSRTPLREALKVLASEGLIELLPNRGARVRQFSEQDIRHLFELIAGLDALAGRVACERISDEDIARIERMHLEMYSHYIRQELTDYFRLNQKIHQSIVDAAANPFLSSSYAAANAMVRRLRYSANLLRRDRLSDAMREHEAMVDALRRRNGEELSKLMFDHMRGKCEAVCEYMREHQPSGRPAADVSALRETT, from the coding sequence ATGTCCATCGCCCGCAGCACGCGGTCGGGGACATTGGTCGGCCCGGGAATCTGCAGGAAATGCCGTCCGGTGTGGACAGAGGCGTTGGACATCGATCGGCGCTCCCCAAAAATCCTGTTAACGCTTTTGCATGCAAATAATTGTGCACTGCAGAATTTCTTAGGCTGGATTGTATTCAGATTTTCCTTTTTCACAACCAAAAAATCCGATACCAATCAGTTTATCGCCGCAAAGCGTGTCCTGCTGATCGATTTTCAGCATTACACCCTCCGGAGGCTTCGGATTTTGAATAATCTTTTGCGCGCCAAGTCCCTCGAGGTTGTCGAGACCTCCCCGGCTTCCCTGCACGACGACCTGCTCGGGCAGATCCGTGACTTCATTGTCGAGGGACACCTTGAGCCGGGCAGCCGCATTCCCGAGCGCGAACTGTGCGAACGTTTCGACGTGTCGCGCACGCCGCTGCGCGAGGCGCTCAAGGTGCTGGCGTCGGAAGGCCTGATCGAACTGCTGCCCAACCGCGGCGCGCGGGTGCGCCAGTTTTCCGAACAGGACATCCGGCATCTGTTCGAACTGATTGCCGGGCTCGATGCGCTGGCGGGCCGCGTCGCCTGCGAACGGATCTCGGACGAGGACATCGCCCGGATCGAGCGGATGCATCTGGAGATGTACAGTCACTATATCCGCCAGGAACTGACCGACTATTTCCGGCTAAACCAGAAGATTCATCAGTCCATCGTGGACGCCGCGGCCAATCCGTTCCTGAGTTCAAGCTATGCGGCCGCTAACGCCATGGTGCGGCGGCTGCGCTATTCGGCCAACCTGTTGCGGCGCGACCGGCTGAGCGACGCCATGCGCGAGCATGAGGCGATGGTCGATGCCCTGCGCCGCCGGAACGGCGAAGAACTCAGCAAGCTGATGTTCGACCACATGCGCGGCAAATGCGAGGCCGTGTGCGAGTATATGCGCGAACATCAGCCGAGCGGCCGCCCGGCGGCCGATGTGTCGGCGTTGCGTGAAACAACCTGA